The following proteins are co-located in the Desulfobacterales bacterium genome:
- a CDS encoding cytochrome b5 domain-containing protein: MKEFTREELAAFNGKDSEKIYVAHKGKVYDVSGSKMWTGGIHMKRHSAGNDLTTDIQAAPHEPDVLERYPQVGTLKKETGTDEINVPEFLSALLERIPMLRRHPHPMTVHFPIAFMLATTVFTVLYLLTGIAAFDTTVFHCLGAGVLFSLVAIGTGWYTWWLNYLAKPLRPVKIKKRMSILMFVVAAAAFVMRAAVPDILLNFRGISVIYLILVISVFPLVTVIGWYGAALTFPVEKE, translated from the coding sequence ATGAAAGAATTCACACGCGAAGAGCTGGCTGCCTTCAACGGGAAAGACAGCGAAAAAATCTATGTGGCGCACAAAGGCAAGGTCTATGATGTCAGCGGGAGCAAAATGTGGACGGGCGGCATTCATATGAAGCGCCATAGTGCCGGCAACGACCTGACCACGGATATCCAGGCGGCTCCCCATGAACCTGATGTCCTGGAGAGGTACCCCCAGGTCGGCACCTTGAAAAAAGAGACCGGCACCGATGAAATAAATGTACCGGAATTTTTATCGGCTCTGCTTGAGCGGATACCCATGCTCCGCCGGCACCCTCACCCCATGACCGTCCATTTCCCCATTGCCTTCATGCTTGCAACCACAGTGTTCACGGTTCTTTATCTGTTAACCGGAATTGCCGCCTTTGATACCACTGTATTTCATTGCTTAGGCGCCGGGGTTCTCTTCTCGCTCGTGGCCATTGGGACCGGGTGGTACACCTGGTGGCTCAACTACCTGGCAAAACCGCTGCGGCCGGTCAAGATCAAGAAGCGGATGTCAATCCTGATGTTTGTGGTTGCGGCCGCGGCTTTTGTCATGCGCGCCGCAGTTCCGGACATCCTGCTCAATTTTCGGGGAATCAGCGTCATTTACCTTATTCTGGTGATTTCCGTTTTCCCGCTGGTCACGGTTATCGGCTGGTATGGGGCGGCATTGACCTTTCCGGTGGAGAAGGAATAA
- the gatB gene encoding Asp-tRNA(Asn)/Glu-tRNA(Gln) amidotransferase subunit GatB, producing the protein MTPDTSKYEAVIGLEIHVQLNAATKLFCDCPNQPGEAPNRNTCPVCLWLPGAQPRLSRQAVEKAVLGCLAANCTISEESAFDQKVYYYPDLPKGFQLSQHHKPLAVNGWIDIIGENGNTRRLGIHHIHMEEDVARLVHETEGRTPVSLVDFNRAGAPLIEIVTEPDMRNPYEAMEFLKSLRTKLRYTGATECSMEQGTMRADANISLRAAGSDKFNTKVEVKNMNSIHHVGDAISHEIQRQAEGLERGEPVTLHTRLWDPDKRATTPMREKFAGPCVPDPSVPAIRMDQAWLETIQERLPEMPAQKADRFMADYDLPAAEAFAMSQEREIAEFFEAAVQQERAPRKAANWIAGHLLPALKDRGQSLIDTCLNAERFAGLLGLLDQEKINTGAAREVLARMIDKDAPPEQIISEGGFEQVSDADKLEDIVDAILAEHPDDVADYKNGNAKVLGFFMGLAMKASQGKANPKLLKEILAKRLGSQ; encoded by the coding sequence ATGACGCCTGATACGTCCAAATACGAAGCGGTCATCGGTCTTGAAATCCATGTGCAGTTAAATGCCGCCACAAAGCTCTTCTGCGACTGCCCCAACCAGCCCGGGGAAGCGCCCAACCGAAACACCTGCCCGGTCTGCCTCTGGCTACCCGGCGCCCAGCCACGGCTCAGCCGGCAGGCTGTTGAAAAGGCCGTGCTGGGATGTCTGGCCGCCAACTGCACCATTTCCGAGGAAAGCGCCTTTGACCAGAAAGTCTACTATTACCCGGATCTGCCCAAGGGGTTCCAGCTCTCCCAGCACCACAAACCCCTGGCGGTAAACGGCTGGATCGACATTATCGGGGAAAACGGCAATACGCGGCGGCTTGGCATCCATCACATCCATATGGAAGAGGATGTGGCCCGGCTGGTCCATGAAACCGAGGGGAGAACACCCGTCAGCCTGGTGGATTTCAACCGGGCCGGGGCGCCGCTTATCGAAATCGTCACTGAACCGGACATGCGAAACCCTTATGAGGCCATGGAGTTTTTAAAATCCCTTCGCACAAAGCTTCGCTACACGGGCGCCACGGAGTGCAGCATGGAACAGGGTACCATGCGGGCGGATGCCAATATTTCCCTGCGAGCGGCAGGCAGCGACAAATTTAACACCAAGGTGGAGGTCAAAAACATGAATTCCATCCACCACGTGGGCGATGCTATCAGCCATGAGATCCAACGCCAGGCCGAGGGCCTGGAACGGGGCGAACCCGTCACCCTGCACACCCGGCTGTGGGACCCGGACAAGCGGGCCACGACACCCATGCGGGAAAAATTTGCCGGCCCCTGCGTGCCGGACCCTTCCGTACCGGCCATCCGAATGGATCAGGCATGGCTGGAGACTATTCAAGAGAGGCTTCCGGAAATGCCGGCCCAAAAAGCCGACCGGTTCATGGCCGATTACGATCTGCCCGCTGCCGAGGCATTTGCCATGAGCCAGGAGCGGGAGATCGCCGAATTTTTTGAAGCCGCGGTGCAGCAGGAGAGAGCCCCGCGAAAAGCCGCCAACTGGATTGCCGGTCATTTGCTGCCTGCGCTTAAGGATCGCGGCCAGAGCCTTATAGACACCTGCCTGAACGCCGAACGGTTTGCCGGCCTGCTTGGGCTGCTTGATCAGGAAAAGATCAATACAGGCGCCGCCCGGGAAGTTTTGGCCCGGATGATAGACAAAGACGCCCCGCCCGAGCAGATCATCTCCGAGGGCGGGTTTGAACAGGTCTCGGATGCAGACAAACTGGAGGATATCGTTGATGCCATTCTGGCCGAACACCCCGATGACGTGGCGGATTACAAAAACGGCAACGCCAAGGTGCTCGGCTTTTTCATGGGCCTGGCCATGAAAGCCTCCCAGGGAAAAGCCAATCCCAAGCTTCTCAAAGAAATTCTGGCCAAACGCCTGGGCAGCCAATAA
- a CDS encoding amidase family protein, translated as MNAEIFTYQPESELQECRDGAMAGKKVLIQPDLSVRDWLTDAGSQALTGFHAVMEATTVARLKSAGACFSGSTRMAELGFGINGSTMPAALGAEHGSLGLVTDFLGEARMTACLAGWYGFKPSYGLLSRFGLVGLVPSMECTGFLARTPADIAAALAEAAGPDENDFSMAPDPPPDLTPSALSAHAPNRIGVPGQIEQDLSPSARDAFSAGLSQAEQAGFDITEIDLPGFDEFAAAHQVIASVEASSSCGKYDGVRYGFQAADAQNWNEMYLQTRGEAFGARLKAFLLQGAYFQFENYPAFENACALRQKLVSRLDAAFESVHLLALPARLSNADPCGAESIEETYAAFGMTLPASLAGLPALCLPGLVRDGETDLGLQLVGPRMTDAQVLAAGLKINARIKGDGSK; from the coding sequence ATGAACGCTGAGATTTTTACCTATCAACCCGAATCCGAGCTGCAGGAATGCCGGGACGGAGCAATGGCCGGCAAAAAGGTGCTGATCCAGCCGGATCTATCCGTCCGGGACTGGCTGACAGATGCCGGCAGCCAGGCATTGACCGGTTTTCATGCAGTCATGGAGGCCACCACTGTGGCCCGGTTAAAATCCGCCGGCGCCTGCTTTTCAGGCAGCACCCGCATGGCGGAGCTGGGGTTCGGCATAAACGGCAGCACCATGCCAGCCGCCCTTGGCGCGGAACATGGCAGCCTGGGGCTGGTGACCGATTTTCTGGGCGAAGCCCGCATGACCGCCTGTCTTGCCGGCTGGTATGGATTCAAGCCGTCTTACGGCCTGCTTTCCCGATTCGGCCTGGTGGGACTGGTGCCATCCATGGAATGCACCGGCTTTCTGGCCCGAACGCCGGCCGACATCGCGGCGGCCCTGGCGGAAGCGGCCGGTCCGGATGAAAACGATTTTTCAATGGCCCCGGATCCGCCGCCGGACCTGACCCCCTCGGCGCTTTCTGCGCATGCGCCAAACCGGATCGGCGTTCCCGGGCAGATCGAACAGGATCTATCCCCCTCCGCCCGGGATGCGTTTTCCGCCGGACTTTCACAGGCAGAACAGGCCGGATTTGACATCACAGAGATAGACCTGCCGGGCTTTGACGAATTTGCCGCCGCCCACCAGGTGATTGCTTCGGTTGAAGCCTCGTCTTCCTGCGGCAAATATGACGGGGTGCGCTATGGATTTCAGGCGGCGGATGCCCAAAACTGGAATGAAATGTATCTTCAAACCCGGGGGGAGGCGTTCGGCGCCCGGCTCAAAGCCTTTCTGCTTCAGGGGGCCTATTTTCAGTTTGAAAATTATCCGGCATTTGAAAATGCCTGTGCCCTGCGGCAAAAACTGGTCAGCCGTCTGGATGCGGCATTCGAATCCGTCCATCTGCTGGCCCTGCCCGCGCGTCTGTCCAATGCCGACCCCTGCGGAGCCGAATCCATCGAAGAAACCTACGCGGCCTTCGGAATGACCCTGCCGGCCAGCCTGGCCGGACTGCCCGCGCTTTGCCTGCCGGGCCTTGTCCGTGACGGTGAAACCGATCTCGGCCTGCAGCTCGTGGGCCCGCGCATGACGGATGCCCAGGTACTGGCCGCCGGGCTTAAAATAAATGCGCGCATCAAAGGAGACGGCAGCAAATGA
- the aspS gene encoding aspartate--tRNA ligase, with protein MTSPDRSMCGRMGTAHIGRQVMLAGWVDALRDHGEVLFIHLRDQSGIVQVVFSPESTDKAVCQQAEHLRNEFCVRITGQVVRRAVGTENPHIATGDVEVSASDLKILSRSKTPPFPISEKSMLAGVPVRQDQSVTEDLRLQYRYLDLRRPSMQDHLIKRHAISRTIRNFLDEEGFIEVETPMLTRSTPEGARDYIVPSRHHPRSFYALPQSPQLFKQLLMVGGVERYYQIVRCFRDEDLRPNRQPEFTQLDLEAAFIDEEFIYRVFEELVSRMFSVGGIDLPRPFPRMTWTDAMNTAGSDRPDLRFGMTFVDATDIFTDTNYAIFRQILDRGGCIKGINVKGQSGALSKNILQNEYAKDIVPGFGARGMTWMRVTEAGLDSNIVQFFSKKEQEAVLKRFGAETGDVILMIADPSWHLVCSALGQLRLHLANRLDLIPAEAYKPLWVTDFPLFEPADTGVTSSHHPFTMPDRTDFDPEDEDALLDLKSRAYDLVVNGEELGGGSIRINDRGLQDKIFQALGLGEADVAEKFGFFLQALEYGAPPHGGMALGLDRVAAMILSAPSIREVIAFPKNRSAYCPLTQAPSQVSQEQLAELELLDIKGGPTFSRARDQKDLLDSLSWVSRIAISDAEREPMRAVLEQAKALAEKVSRAAAAENTESPEPPLFSVIPAANRFRDGTAARVSELSESGDLSKNAAAVKGGYFKVASVLE; from the coding sequence ATGACGTCCCCTGATCGATCCATGTGCGGGCGCATGGGTACCGCCCATATCGGCCGGCAGGTGATGCTCGCCGGCTGGGTGGACGCCCTGCGGGATCATGGCGAGGTGCTTTTCATCCACCTGCGCGACCAGAGCGGCATCGTACAGGTGGTGTTCAGCCCTGAATCCACGGACAAAGCCGTCTGCCAGCAGGCCGAGCACCTGAGAAACGAGTTCTGCGTTCGCATTACCGGGCAGGTGGTGCGCCGGGCCGTGGGCACGGAAAACCCCCATATTGCGACGGGCGATGTGGAGGTGAGCGCATCGGACTTGAAGATTTTGAGCCGGTCAAAAACCCCGCCCTTTCCCATATCGGAAAAATCCATGCTGGCCGGGGTGCCGGTTCGCCAGGATCAATCGGTTACCGAGGATTTAAGACTCCAATACCGCTACCTGGACCTGAGGCGGCCGTCCATGCAGGATCATCTCATCAAGCGGCATGCCATTTCCCGGACCATCCGCAATTTTCTGGATGAAGAGGGGTTTATCGAGGTGGAAACCCCCATGCTGACCCGCAGCACGCCTGAAGGGGCCCGGGACTATATCGTGCCCAGCCGCCATCACCCCCGCAGCTTTTATGCCCTGCCCCAGTCGCCCCAGCTGTTCAAGCAGCTGCTCATGGTGGGCGGAGTGGAGCGCTATTACCAGATCGTCCGGTGTTTCCGGGACGAGGACCTGCGCCCGAATCGCCAGCCCGAATTCACCCAGCTCGACCTGGAAGCCGCATTTATTGACGAAGAATTTATTTACCGGGTTTTCGAAGAGCTGGTGTCGCGGATGTTTTCCGTGGGCGGCATTGACCTGCCCCGGCCGTTTCCCCGCATGACCTGGACCGACGCCATGAACACCGCGGGTTCAGACCGGCCCGACCTTCGCTTCGGCATGACCTTTGTAGATGCCACGGATATCTTTACGGATACGAACTATGCCATTTTCAGGCAGATTCTGGACCGGGGCGGCTGCATCAAGGGGATCAATGTCAAGGGCCAGTCCGGGGCCTTGAGCAAAAACATTCTGCAGAACGAATATGCCAAGGACATCGTGCCCGGTTTCGGCGCCCGGGGCATGACCTGGATGCGCGTGACGGAGGCCGGTCTGGACAGCAACATTGTCCAGTTTTTCAGCAAAAAGGAACAGGAGGCGGTTTTAAAGCGGTTCGGGGCTGAAACCGGCGATGTGATCCTGATGATCGCGGATCCGTCCTGGCACCTGGTCTGTAGCGCCCTGGGCCAGCTTCGCCTTCACCTGGCCAACCGGCTGGACCTGATTCCAGCAGAGGCGTACAAGCCTTTGTGGGTGACGGATTTTCCTTTGTTTGAACCCGCGGATACAGGTGTTACATCCAGCCACCACCCCTTTACCATGCCGGATCGCACCGACTTTGATCCTGAGGATGAAGATGCGCTCCTGGATCTTAAATCCCGGGCCTATGACCTGGTGGTAAACGGAGAGGAACTCGGCGGCGGCAGCATTCGTATCAATGACCGGGGCCTGCAGGATAAAATTTTTCAGGCCCTGGGCCTGGGGGAAGCGGACGTGGCGGAAAAATTCGGTTTTTTCCTTCAGGCCCTGGAATACGGGGCCCCGCCCCATGGCGGCATGGCGCTGGGCCTTGACCGGGTGGCGGCCATGATCCTCTCTGCCCCCTCCATCCGTGAGGTCATCGCCTTTCCCAAAAATCGCAGCGCTTACTGCCCCCTGACCCAGGCTCCGTCACAGGTTTCACAGGAGCAGCTGGCCGAGCTTGAACTGCTCGATATCAAGGGCGGCCCAACATTTTCGAGGGCCCGGGATCAAAAGGACCTTTTGGATTCCTTATCCTGGGTCTCGCGTATCGCCATTTCGGACGCGGAACGCGAACCCATGCGGGCAGTCCTTGAACAGGCCAAAGCCCTGGCCGAAAAAGTCAGCCGGGCAGCGGCGGCGGAAAATACCGAGAGCCCCGAGCCTCCTTTGTTTTCCGTGATACCGGCGGCCAACCGGTTTCGTGACGGCACCGCGGCCAGGGTCAGCGAGCTGTCGGAATCCGGGGATTTATCTAAAAATGCCGCCGCGGTGAAAGGCGGATATTTCAAAGTTGCATCGGTTTTGGAATAG
- a CDS encoding EamA family transporter — MPHTDSPNKKATRLPPRLKGLMMTLGGAFCFSLIPIWVRSIDAYSSMSIAFYRALFGILFLFFWILRRHGGVESLDLRKLERRHLFVLFCVGVSMCITPVTYYLAIMKISVAKAVLLHYTAPIHVAILSPFILKEKNTPLTWFAVAAGLLGTALITEPAGLLQGDPGELLGIASALVSGIGLAGVFMFGRFLAGHLPAQTRALWGCVIVTILLLPFGILIPPGYFWQNLPFLFLLGTVSLAIPYTLFFKGANYITAQAGSIVALFEPVCGILIGLLLFGERLSPTGCLGAGIVLLSIYIASRK; from the coding sequence ATGCCACATACCGACAGCCCCAACAAAAAGGCCACCCGGCTTCCGCCGCGTCTGAAAGGGCTTATGATGACGCTTGGCGGGGCATTCTGCTTTTCGCTGATACCGATATGGGTCCGCTCCATTGATGCCTACTCCTCCATGAGCATCGCCTTCTACCGCGCCTTGTTCGGCATACTGTTTTTGTTTTTCTGGATCCTTCGCCGGCACGGCGGGGTAGAATCCCTTGATTTGCGAAAGCTGGAGCGCAGGCATCTGTTCGTGCTGTTTTGTGTGGGAGTTTCCATGTGCATCACCCCGGTCACCTACTATCTGGCCATTATGAAGATCTCCGTTGCCAAAGCGGTGCTGCTTCATTACACGGCGCCGATCCATGTGGCGATTTTAAGCCCCTTTATCCTCAAGGAAAAAAATACGCCCCTGACCTGGTTTGCAGTAGCTGCGGGGTTATTGGGCACGGCGCTTATCACGGAACCGGCGGGTTTGCTGCAAGGAGATCCGGGTGAGCTGTTGGGCATTGCAAGTGCGCTGGTATCGGGCATCGGCCTTGCCGGGGTGTTTATGTTCGGAAGGTTTCTGGCCGGCCATCTTCCCGCCCAGACCCGGGCTCTCTGGGGATGCGTCATCGTGACGATTCTTCTGCTGCCGTTCGGGATTTTGATTCCTCCCGGATATTTCTGGCAAAACCTGCCGTTTCTGTTTCTGCTCGGCACGGTTTCCCTGGCAATCCCCTACACCCTTTTTTTTAAGGGCGCCAATTACATCACCGCCCAGGCCGGCTCTATCGTGGCGCTGTTTGAACCGGTCTGCGGCATTTTAATCGGCCTCCTGCTTTTTGGCGAGCGCCTGAGCCCGACGGGATGTTTAGGCGCCGGCATAGTGCTGCTGAGCATCTATATCGCCAGCCGGAAATAA
- a CDS encoding cysteine desulfurase family protein, whose translation MPQTIYLDYNATTPLAPEVLGAMRPFLETEFGNPSSSHAFGDVPRRAVDSARRRVAELLGCKPEEIIFTSGGTEANNHAIKSAAMLRADRGKHIITSQIEHPAVLEVFRFLERQGFEATYLPVDETGRVSAGMLESEIRPDTILISIMHSNNEVGTVQPITEIAGIAETHGILMHTDAAQSAGKIRTTTDISGLSLLSIAGHKLYAPKGIGALYIKSGLHLEPFCHGAGQEGGRRAGTENVSMIAGLGKACEIAERDFDKNFTHMQNLRDRLEAEISTEISDAKINGHPEHRLPNTLSISFYELAANRILDEIKDQVAASAGAACHADTVSVSHVLSAMGLDAKWAKGTLRLSTGRMSTEAEVARAAEIITAAGS comes from the coding sequence ATGCCGCAGACAATTTATCTCGATTACAACGCCACCACGCCCCTTGCCCCTGAAGTCCTTGGGGCAATGCGGCCGTTTCTTGAAACAGAGTTCGGCAACCCGTCCAGCTCACACGCATTCGGGGATGTCCCGCGGCGGGCGGTTGATTCGGCCCGCCGCCGGGTTGCGGAACTTCTGGGCTGCAAGCCGGAAGAAATTATCTTTACCTCAGGCGGCACAGAGGCAAACAACCACGCCATAAAAAGCGCGGCCATGCTGCGCGCAGACCGGGGCAAACATATAATTACCTCGCAGATTGAACATCCCGCTGTGCTCGAGGTTTTCCGCTTTCTTGAAAGGCAGGGATTTGAGGCCACTTACCTGCCGGTGGACGAAACCGGCCGGGTCTCTGCCGGCATGCTTGAATCCGAAATCCGGCCGGACACGATCCTTATCTCCATCATGCACTCAAACAACGAAGTCGGCACCGTCCAGCCCATAACGGAAATCGCCGGCATTGCGGAAACACACGGCATTCTCATGCACACAGACGCCGCCCAGTCCGCTGGAAAGATCCGGACGACAACCGATATTTCCGGCCTGTCGCTTTTAAGCATTGCCGGCCACAAGCTCTATGCCCCCAAAGGCATCGGCGCCCTCTACATTAAAAGCGGCCTGCATCTTGAGCCTTTCTGTCACGGCGCGGGTCAGGAAGGCGGCCGCCGGGCGGGCACGGAAAATGTTTCAATGATCGCCGGCCTGGGCAAGGCCTGCGAGATCGCAGAAAGAGATTTTGACAAGAACTTCACCCATATGCAGAACCTGCGCGACCGGCTGGAAGCAGAAATTTCCACCGAAATCTCTGATGCAAAAATAAACGGCCACCCTGAGCACAGACTGCCCAACACGCTAAGCATCTCATTTTACGAGCTGGCGGCCAACAGGATACTCGATGAAATAAAGGATCAAGTAGCGGCCTCCGCGGGCGCGGCCTGCCATGCGGACACGGTTTCTGTCTCCCATGTGCTTTCGGCAATGGGTCTGGATGCAAAATGGGCCAAGGGCACGCTTCGCCTGAGCACCGGCCGCATGAGCACCGAAGCCGAAGTCGCCCGGGCAGCCGAAATAATCACGGCGGCCGGGTCTTAG
- a CDS encoding NapC/NirT family cytochrome c → MFSKKWVKALVLVALGIIIGFPVFSMTYYTMVRTSTPQFCASCHEIEYAYNTWKTSTHHNNAQGFVADCMDCHLPAPHDTVDFFYTKTLHGLKDVIAHFTMDEYDHHENRMKAYKSFDNAQCRKCHRNILYIPEKRGAMLAHRSLVYARPGNEKRCVDCHRDLVHNPTTTYQYKQYQPGLR, encoded by the coding sequence ATGTTTTCAAAGAAATGGGTTAAAGCGTTGGTTTTGGTGGCACTTGGCATTATCATCGGCTTTCCGGTTTTCAGCATGACCTACTACACCATGGTCCGGACATCCACCCCCCAGTTCTGCGCCTCCTGTCATGAAATCGAATACGCCTATAACACCTGGAAGACATCGACCCACCACAACAACGCCCAGGGCTTTGTGGCAGACTGCATGGACTGCCACCTGCCGGCGCCCCACGACACCGTGGATTTTTTCTACACCAAGACGTTGCACGGTTTAAAGGACGTGATCGCCCATTTCACCATGGACGAATACGATCACCACGAAAACCGGATGAAGGCCTACAAGTCCTTTGACAACGCCCAGTGCCGGAAATGCCACCGAAACATTTTGTATATCCCGGAAAAGCGGGGTGCCATGCTGGCGCACCGGTCGTTGGTATATGCCCGGCCCGGCAACGAAAAACGATGCGTAGACTGCCACCGAGACCTGGTGCACAACCCCACGACAACGTATCAATATAAACAATATCAACCCGGTTTGCGTTAA
- a CDS encoding multiheme c-type cytochrome → MSQQNDQKAKPDMAKVKEFRIERAISDAGIACIQCHKREHPGIFGDWAASGHAESNITCIDCHRAEEHDDDVSKQHYKQYEKSDSKWGRSQYKVPVAGVVTPKDCSRCHPDEAKQYSKSKHANTLEIIWKIDPWLNDGMNSDFERASGCYYCHGTVLETDEEGKLTPETWPNVGVGRMNLDGSKGSCSSCHTRHRFSVMEARKPQACGQCHLGPDHPQIEIYTESKHGAIYDAFGDEYNWGAAPGTWSPGVDYRAPTCASCHMSGAGSVRTTHDVTERLSWEIQAPLTVRPSEFKAFPAETNWEVEREKMQEICMQCHGENWVKAHYETLDQVVEEYNNVYFKPAKEMLDKLYEKGLLDQDRFFDEALENEFYELWHHEGRRARMGAAMMAPDYSWWHGFYECKHRYNEFMKEARELIKEDRKAHQYEDYPNATGITTRPPEIFGENK, encoded by the coding sequence ATGTCCCAGCAAAATGACCAGAAAGCAAAACCGGACATGGCCAAAGTGAAGGAGTTCCGGATCGAAAGGGCCATCTCGGATGCCGGCATCGCCTGCATCCAGTGCCACAAGCGGGAGCATCCGGGGATTTTCGGCGATTGGGCGGCCAGCGGGCATGCCGAGTCGAATATTACCTGCATCGACTGCCACCGGGCGGAGGAGCATGACGACGACGTCAGCAAGCAACACTACAAGCAGTACGAAAAATCGGATTCCAAGTGGGGCCGGTCGCAATACAAGGTGCCGGTGGCCGGCGTGGTGACCCCCAAGGACTGCTCCCGGTGCCACCCGGATGAGGCCAAGCAGTACAGCAAAAGCAAGCATGCCAATACGCTGGAGATCATCTGGAAGATCGACCCCTGGTTAAACGACGGCATGAACAGCGATTTCGAGCGGGCGTCCGGCTGTTACTACTGCCACGGCACGGTGCTCGAAACCGACGAGGAAGGTAAGCTGACCCCCGAGACCTGGCCCAATGTCGGCGTCGGCCGCATGAATCTCGACGGCAGCAAGGGTAGTTGCAGCAGTTGCCATACCCGGCACCGTTTTTCCGTCATGGAGGCCAGAAAGCCGCAGGCCTGCGGGCAGTGCCACCTGGGGCCGGATCACCCCCAGATCGAAATTTATACCGAATCCAAGCACGGCGCCATTTATGATGCATTCGGCGATGAGTACAACTGGGGTGCGGCGCCGGGGACCTGGTCGCCGGGCGTGGATTACCGCGCCCCGACCTGCGCCTCCTGCCACATGTCCGGTGCCGGCTCGGTCCGGACCACCCACGATGTGACCGAGCGCCTCTCCTGGGAGATTCAGGCGCCGCTGACCGTTCGGCCCTCTGAATTTAAAGCCTTCCCTGCTGAGACCAACTGGGAGGTGGAACGGGAAAAAATGCAGGAAATCTGCATGCAGTGCCACGGGGAAAACTGGGTCAAGGCCCACTACGAGACCCTGGACCAGGTGGTTGAAGAATATAATAATGTGTATTTTAAGCCGGCCAAAGAGATGCTGGACAAGCTTTATGAAAAAGGGCTCCTGGATCAGGACCGGTTTTTTGACGAGGCGTTGGAAAACGAATTCTATGAGCTCTGGCACCATGAGGGCCGCCGTGCGCGCATGGGCGCGGCCATGATGGCGCCGGATTATAGCTGGTGGCATGGGTTCTATGAGTGCAAGCATCGGTATAACGAATTCATGAAGGAGGCCAGGGAACTGATAAAAGAAGACCGCAAGGCCCATCAATATGAGGACTATCCCAACGCCACGGGCATCACCACGCGGCCCCCGGAAATTTTTGGGGAAAATAAATGA
- the zupT gene encoding zinc transporter ZupT, producing the protein MTQVWIAFGLTLFAGMATGIGSIIAFTAKRTNYRFLSVATGFSAGVMLYVSFVEIFLKGIESLTLQYGDYWGHWVNAASFFGGILLIGVIDNLIPSAENPHEPHSEELTAPLRDPSAPIPDYHAVCQGGSQSLSASADEGSNRKLMRMGLFTALAIGIHNFPEGLATFLAALQDPKVGLAIAIAIALHNIPEGISVSVPIFYATGDRKKAFVYSLLSGLAEPVGAGVAYVVLRVLVGGPQGVIPPQLMGILFGGVAGVMVYISLDELLPTSQAYGKGHDSIFGLIGGMLVMAVSLLIMK; encoded by the coding sequence ATGACACAAGTCTGGATTGCCTTCGGCCTTACCCTGTTTGCCGGAATGGCCACCGGCATCGGCAGCATTATCGCGTTTACCGCCAAGCGGACGAACTATCGTTTTCTATCCGTGGCAACCGGGTTTTCCGCCGGGGTCATGCTCTATGTTTCATTTGTGGAGATTTTTTTAAAAGGCATTGAGTCGCTGACCCTTCAGTACGGGGATTACTGGGGGCACTGGGTCAATGCCGCCTCGTTTTTTGGCGGCATATTGCTGATCGGCGTAATCGACAATCTGATTCCATCGGCTGAGAATCCACATGAACCGCATTCCGAAGAGCTGACCGCCCCGCTTCGCGATCCATCGGCGCCAATTCCGGACTACCATGCAGTTTGTCAGGGCGGCAGTCAAAGCTTGTCCGCATCGGCTGATGAGGGCTCAAACAGAAAGCTCATGCGCATGGGCCTGTTTACGGCCCTGGCGATCGGCATCCACAATTTTCCCGAAGGGCTGGCCACATTTCTGGCCGCACTCCAGGACCCGAAGGTCGGCCTGGCCATTGCCATTGCCATTGCCCTCCATAATATCCCCGAGGGGATCAGCGTCTCCGTGCCCATATTCTATGCCACCGGCGACCGGAAAAAAGCATTCGTATATTCCCTTCTCAGCGGCCTGGCCGAGCCCGTCGGCGCCGGCGTCGCCTATGTGGTGCTTCGCGTTTTGGTAGGCGGCCCCCAAGGCGTGATCCCGCCCCAGTTAATGGGTATTCTTTTCGGCGGTGTTGCCGGAGTTATGGTCTATATCAGCCTTGATGAGCTTCTGCCCACCAGTCAGGCTTATGGAAAGGGCCATGACAGTATTTTTGGGCTGATAGGGGGGATGCTGGTCATGGCCGTCAGCCTGTTGATAATGAAATAG